In Phormidium yuhuli AB48, one genomic interval encodes:
- a CDS encoding site-2 protease family protein has protein sequence MQSGARIGSLFGIPLYIHSSWFVILALFTFAKGVAWQETYNWGGAIPFVAGFVSSVLLFASVLLHELGHSLTAQTQGIKVNSITLFLFGGVAAIDRESKTPGQAFQVAIAGPAVSFALFVLLSLLVSLLSQFPTPAQVLLEELARINLVLCLFNLIPGLPLDGGQVLKAAIWQVTGDRFKAVRWAAKSGVALGTGAMALGLFGFLLLPGFSGGLWIALIGWFILQNASNYGRVTTLQELLVTTPVTEAMTREFRVVDGTMTIRDFADRYLLSEIYEGHSQTHPYFAASHGRYRGAIRPEDIRSIERSQWDHQALETIAHPIAELVTLPESATLVEAILLLERSQLRELTILTPASAVAGVLDRVGIVQSIAAKTGITIPASEMEWIKREARYPNGFPLVAIAKSVQLDS, from the coding sequence ATGCAATCAGGTGCGCGAATCGGATCGTTATTTGGGATTCCCCTGTATATCCATTCATCGTGGTTTGTCATTTTAGCCCTGTTTACCTTTGCGAAAGGGGTGGCGTGGCAGGAGACCTACAATTGGGGCGGGGCGATTCCCTTCGTGGCGGGGTTTGTCAGTTCAGTCCTGCTGTTTGCTTCGGTGCTTCTCCATGAACTCGGCCATAGTCTGACGGCCCAAACTCAGGGAATTAAGGTCAACTCCATTACCCTATTTCTCTTTGGCGGAGTGGCAGCGATTGACCGTGAATCGAAAACCCCAGGACAGGCGTTTCAGGTGGCGATCGCCGGGCCGGCGGTCAGTTTTGCCCTATTTGTGTTGTTGTCCCTCTTGGTTTCCCTCTTATCACAGTTTCCCACCCCAGCTCAGGTGTTACTAGAGGAGTTAGCCCGGATTAACTTGGTCTTATGTCTGTTTAATCTGATTCCTGGGTTACCTCTCGATGGGGGCCAAGTCCTTAAAGCGGCGATTTGGCAGGTGACGGGCGATCGCTTCAAAGCCGTTCGTTGGGCGGCAAAATCTGGGGTTGCTTTGGGAACTGGGGCCATGGCCTTAGGTTTGTTTGGGTTTCTGTTGCTTCCTGGGTTTTCGGGAGGTTTATGGATCGCTTTAATTGGCTGGTTTATTCTGCAAAATGCCAGCAACTACGGTCGGGTGACGACGTTGCAAGAACTCCTCGTCACCACTCCCGTCACGGAGGCGATGACGCGAGAGTTTCGGGTGGTGGATGGAACCATGACAATTCGCGACTTTGCCGATCGCTATCTCCTCTCTGAGATTTATGAGGGCCATTCCCAGACTCATCCCTACTTTGCTGCCTCCCACGGCCGTTATCGGGGGGCGATTCGTCCTGAAGATATCCGCAGTATTGAGCGATCGCAGTGGGACCATCAAGCGTTGGAAACCATTGCTCATCCCATTGCTGAACTGGTGACCCTTCCTGAGTCGGCGACGCTAGTTGAGGCGATTTTGCTGTTGGAGCGATCGCAGTTACGGGAGTTAACGATTCTCACCCCGGCTAGTGCCGTGGCGGGGGTGCTCGACCGAGTGGGGATTGTTCAGAGTATCGCGGCCAAAACGGGAATTACGATTCCTGCGTCAGAGATGGAATGGATTAAACGGGAGGCTCGCTATCCTAACGGGTTTCCCCTCGTGGCGATCGCCAAGTCAGTTCAACTGGATTCCTAA
- the lysA gene encoding diaminopimelate decarboxylase, protein MVSTPSLETPLSGRTFLETAIASNSPNQSLVPLTTRLGKNDALEIGGCDVPTLVRRFGSPLYILDETTLRMACRQYREAFARYYEGDSLVLFASKAWSCLAVCALVAREGLGTDVVSGGELYTALKAGVPADRIYLHGNNKSAQELNYAIESGITVVADNWQDLRLLVELMGDRPNPVRVMLRFTPGIECHTHEYIQTGHIDSKFGFDPDSLDEVLQFVAKQPSLTCIGLHAHIGSQIFELQPHHDLPDVMVSWLQRAQGYNLPVTELNVGGGLGIRYTEADDPPSIEAWVKTICDRLTRACAEANLPLPRLLCEPGRSLIGTACVTAYSIGSRKTVPGLREYITVDGGMSDNPRPITYQSLYRAVIANRMNAPATETVTVAGKHCESGDVVIADAKLPATEAGDTLVVLGTGAYNYSMSSNYNRLPRPAAVLVCEGEANLILQRETYEDLLRQDRLPERLVPNQGS, encoded by the coding sequence ATGGTCTCGACTCCTTCTCTTGAAACTCCTCTGTCTGGTCGTACCTTCTTGGAAACGGCGATCGCCTCAAACTCTCCCAATCAAAGTTTAGTCCCCCTGACAACACGACTCGGGAAGAATGATGCTCTAGAAATTGGCGGCTGTGATGTGCCGACGTTGGTGCGTCGCTTTGGCTCCCCTCTCTATATCCTGGATGAAACGACTCTACGGATGGCCTGTCGTCAGTATCGTGAGGCCTTTGCTCGCTATTATGAGGGGGACAGTCTGGTGCTGTTTGCCTCCAAGGCTTGGAGTTGTTTGGCGGTGTGCGCCCTGGTGGCTCGTGAAGGCTTAGGGACGGATGTGGTGAGTGGGGGGGAACTCTATACGGCTCTCAAGGCGGGGGTTCCTGCTGATCGCATTTATCTCCATGGCAATAATAAATCGGCCCAGGAACTCAACTATGCCATTGAGTCGGGCATTACGGTGGTGGCCGATAACTGGCAGGATTTGCGCCTGTTGGTGGAGTTAATGGGCGATCGCCCCAATCCGGTGCGAGTCATGTTACGCTTCACCCCCGGCATTGAATGCCATACCCATGAGTATATTCAAACGGGCCATATTGATAGTAAATTTGGCTTTGACCCAGACTCACTCGATGAGGTGCTGCAATTCGTTGCTAAGCAGCCGAGTCTGACCTGTATTGGCCTCCATGCTCATATCGGCTCACAAATTTTTGAGTTGCAACCCCATCATGATCTCCCCGATGTCATGGTATCTTGGCTGCAACGGGCCCAAGGGTATAATCTGCCGGTGACGGAGTTAAATGTGGGTGGAGGCCTAGGGATTCGCTATACCGAGGCGGACGATCCCCCGAGTATTGAAGCTTGGGTGAAAACCATCTGCGATCGCCTCACTCGCGCCTGTGCTGAGGCGAATCTACCCTTACCGCGTCTTCTGTGTGAACCGGGGCGATCGCTCATTGGCACCGCTTGCGTCACGGCCTACAGCATCGGCTCTCGCAAAACCGTTCCCGGATTGCGCGAGTATATCACCGTGGATGGTGGAATGTCCGACAATCCCCGGCCGATTACCTATCAATCCCTGTATCGGGCCGTCATTGCCAATCGCATGAACGCCCCGGCGACGGAAACCGTTACTGTAGCTGGGAAGCATTGCGAGTCGGGAGATGTGGTCATTGCTGACGCGAAACTACCCGCCACGGAAGCGGGGGATACCCTCGTCGTCCTAGGAACCGGGGCATACAATTACAGTATGTCTTCCAACTATAACCGACTCCCTCGCCCGGCGGCGGTTTTGGTCTGCGAGGGAGAAGCGAATCTGATTTTACAGCGAGAAACCTACGAGGATCTGCTGCGTCAAGATCGCTTACCGGAACGCTTGGTTCCCAATCAAGGGTCTTAG
- a CDS encoding ATP-dependent Clp protease ATP-binding subunit has product MFERFTEKAIKVIMLAQEEARRLGHNFVGTEQILLGLIGEGTGVAAKVLKSMGVNLKDARIEVEKIIGRGSGFVAVEIPFTPRAKRVLELSLEEARQLGHNYIGTEHLLLGLIREGEGVAARVLENLGVDLSKVRTQVIRMLGETAEVAAGSSGGRTKTPTLDEFGSNLTQLAGEGKLDPVVGRQKEIERVIQILGRRTKNNPVLIGEPGVGKTAIAEGLAQRICTNDIPDILEEKRVVTLDIGLLVAGTKYRGEFEERLKKIMDEIRQASNVILVIDEVHTLIGAGAAEGAIDAANILKPALARGELQCIGATTLDEYRKHIERDAALERRFQPVMVGEPTVDETIEILYGLRERYEQHHKLKIDDLALEAAAKLSDRYISDRYLPDKAIDLIDEAGSRVRLLESQLPPAAKELDKELRQVLKDKDDAVRSQDFDKAGGLRDREMEIKAEIKAIAQSRKNENTNNSEDSPTVGEEDIAHIVASWTGVPVNKLTESESEKLLHMEGTLHQRLIGQDEAVRAVSRAIRRARVGLKNPNRPIASFIFSGPTGVGKTELTKALASYFFGSEEAMIRLDMSEYMERHTVSKLIGSPPGYVGYNEGGQLTEAVRRRPYTVILFDEIEKAHPDVFNMLLQILEDGRLTDAKGRTVDFKNTLIILTSNIGSKVIEKGGGSLGFEFDDDKTEAQYNRIRNLVNEELKQYFRPEFLNRLDEIIVFRQLTKEEVKEIGDILLKEVFARLLEQGIDLKVTEKFKDRLVEEGYNPSYGARPLRRAIMRLLEDSLAEEILSGRIQDGDGALVDVDDEGKVVIKSQEPQEPQEDLLVSAD; this is encoded by the coding sequence ATGTTTGAACGATTTACAGAAAAAGCCATTAAAGTCATCATGCTCGCTCAGGAGGAAGCCCGCCGCCTGGGACATAACTTCGTGGGTACGGAGCAAATCCTCCTCGGATTAATCGGTGAGGGGACCGGCGTAGCCGCCAAAGTCCTCAAGTCGATGGGTGTGAATCTAAAAGACGCTCGCATTGAAGTTGAGAAAATTATCGGTCGTGGCTCCGGCTTCGTGGCGGTGGAGATTCCCTTCACCCCCCGAGCCAAGCGAGTCTTAGAACTCTCCCTAGAAGAAGCTCGCCAACTGGGTCACAATTATATCGGTACGGAACACTTGCTCTTGGGTCTTATCCGTGAAGGGGAAGGGGTCGCCGCCCGAGTTCTGGAAAATCTCGGGGTCGATCTCTCCAAGGTTCGCACCCAAGTGATTCGCATGTTGGGTGAAACCGCTGAAGTGGCGGCAGGGTCCAGTGGCGGACGTACCAAAACCCCCACCCTGGATGAGTTTGGCTCTAATCTCACTCAGCTGGCTGGGGAAGGAAAACTCGATCCCGTCGTGGGCCGTCAGAAAGAAATCGAGCGGGTGATTCAGATTTTGGGTCGCCGCACCAAGAACAACCCAGTGCTGATTGGGGAACCTGGAGTCGGGAAAACGGCGATCGCCGAAGGACTGGCGCAACGGATCTGCACCAACGATATCCCCGATATCCTGGAAGAAAAGCGCGTCGTCACCCTCGACATTGGTTTACTGGTGGCCGGAACCAAGTACCGGGGTGAGTTCGAGGAACGGCTCAAGAAAATCATGGACGAGATTCGCCAAGCCTCAAATGTGATTCTCGTCATTGATGAGGTTCACACTCTGATTGGGGCCGGGGCCGCCGAAGGGGCCATTGACGCCGCCAACATTCTCAAACCGGCTCTCGCGCGGGGTGAACTGCAATGTATTGGCGCCACCACCCTGGATGAGTATCGTAAGCATATTGAGCGGGATGCGGCTCTCGAACGTCGGTTCCAGCCGGTGATGGTGGGTGAACCCACGGTGGATGAAACCATCGAAATCCTCTACGGCTTGCGGGAACGCTATGAACAGCACCACAAGCTGAAAATTGACGATCTGGCCCTGGAAGCCGCCGCCAAACTCTCCGATCGCTATATCAGCGATCGCTATCTCCCGGACAAAGCCATCGACCTCATCGATGAAGCAGGCTCTCGGGTGCGCTTATTAGAGTCTCAACTTCCCCCCGCCGCCAAAGAACTGGACAAGGAATTGCGCCAGGTTCTCAAAGACAAAGACGATGCGGTGCGTTCTCAGGACTTCGACAAAGCCGGTGGCCTGCGCGATCGCGAAATGGAAATCAAAGCCGAAATTAAGGCGATCGCCCAAAGCCGTAAAAACGAGAACACCAACAACAGCGAGGATTCTCCCACCGTCGGCGAAGAGGACATCGCCCATATCGTCGCCAGTTGGACCGGCGTTCCCGTCAACAAACTCACCGAGTCCGAGTCCGAGAAGCTGCTGCACATGGAAGGAACCCTGCACCAGCGTCTGATTGGTCAAGACGAAGCCGTCCGCGCCGTCTCCCGCGCCATTCGTCGCGCTCGGGTGGGCCTGAAAAACCCCAACCGTCCCATTGCCAGTTTCATCTTCTCGGGACCGACTGGGGTTGGGAAAACGGAGTTAACCAAAGCCTTGGCCTCCTACTTCTTCGGCTCGGAAGAAGCCATGATTCGGCTGGATATGTCCGAATATATGGAACGTCACACCGTCTCTAAACTCATTGGCTCCCCTCCCGGCTATGTGGGCTATAACGAAGGTGGACAACTGACGGAAGCCGTGCGCCGTCGTCCCTACACGGTGATTCTCTTCGATGAGATTGAGAAGGCTCACCCCGATGTCTTCAATATGCTCCTGCAAATCCTCGAAGATGGTCGCCTCACCGACGCCAAAGGCCGCACCGTGGACTTCAAGAACACCTTGATTATCCTCACCTCCAACATCGGTTCCAAAGTCATTGAGAAAGGCGGCGGCAGTCTCGGCTTCGAGTTCGACGACGACAAAACCGAAGCGCAATACAACCGTATCCGCAACCTCGTCAACGAAGAACTCAAACAATACTTCCGTCCCGAGTTCCTCAACCGTCTCGACGAAATCATCGTCTTCCGTCAACTCACCAAAGAGGAAGTCAAGGAAATTGGCGATATCCTCCTCAAAGAAGTCTTTGCCCGTCTCCTGGAACAAGGCATTGACCTCAAGGTGACCGAGAAGTTCAAAGATCGTCTCGTGGAAGAAGGCTACAACCCCAGCTACGGAGCGCGTCCCTTACGTCGGGCCATCATGCGCCTCCTCGAAGACAGTCTGGCCGAGGAAATCCTCTCCGGACGGATTCAGGACGGCGACGGTGCCTTAGTGGATGTGGATGATGAGGGTAAAGTGGTCATCAAAAGCCAAGAACCCCAAGAACCCCAAGAAGACCTCTTAGTCTCCGCTGACTAA
- a CDS encoding rhodanese-like domain-containing protein, with amino-acid sequence MTSTPSTNPTDRLQAVDPGSVRMQLEAGEIRLIDVREPSEHAGENIAGSQLIPLSNFNPEDIPSDRPFVLHCQTGTRSAQAAQKLFAAGVERVSHLDGGLNAWKQAGYPTVVNKNAPISIMRQVQIVAGSLVLIGTLLGAFVAPGFLFLSGFVGAGLLFAGISNTCMMARLLAKLPYNQRF; translated from the coding sequence ATGACATCCACTCCATCCACGAACCCAACCGATCGCCTCCAAGCCGTTGACCCAGGCAGCGTCAGAATGCAGTTAGAGGCCGGAGAAATCCGGCTCATTGACGTGCGGGAACCCTCAGAACACGCCGGAGAAAACATTGCCGGTTCCCAACTGATACCCCTCTCTAACTTTAATCCTGAGGATATCCCGAGCGATCGCCCCTTTGTCCTCCATTGCCAAACGGGGACCCGTTCGGCCCAAGCCGCCCAAAAACTCTTCGCAGCGGGAGTTGAGCGCGTCAGCCACCTCGATGGCGGACTAAATGCCTGGAAACAAGCCGGTTATCCCACCGTGGTCAACAAAAATGCCCCCATTAGCATCATGCGCCAGGTGCAAATTGTGGCCGGCTCCTTAGTCCTCATCGGCACCCTCCTAGGAGCTTTTGTCGCCCCCGGATTTCTATTTCTCAGTGGCTTTGTCGGTGCGGGCTTGCTCTTTGCTGGAATTTCTAACACCTGCATGATGGCCCGCTTACTGGCCAAACTTCCCTACAATCAGCGGTTCTGA
- a CDS encoding GNAT family N-acetyltransferase, with the protein MTSLVLQPLTPEQLESILHLDQVCFGGLWSQDGYQRELDSPNSILLGIQKPEQPDPLLALGCLWAILDEAHLTILAVHPDYRRRGLGQLMLWGLLWAARERQLSRATLEVNANNQAARSLYEQFGFREAGRRRGYYSNGDDALILWLSGLQNSNFLQKLEQWDRHIQHRMATWGGKILKPC; encoded by the coding sequence GTGACTTCTCTGGTGCTACAGCCCCTCACCCCCGAGCAATTAGAGTCAATTCTCCATCTCGATCAGGTCTGTTTCGGTGGACTATGGAGCCAAGACGGCTATCAGCGAGAACTCGATAGCCCGAACAGTATTTTGCTGGGAATCCAGAAACCGGAGCAGCCCGATCCCCTCTTGGCCCTAGGATGTCTTTGGGCCATCCTTGATGAAGCCCATCTCACCATCCTGGCCGTCCATCCTGACTATCGCCGTCGAGGCCTGGGGCAATTAATGCTCTGGGGGTTACTCTGGGCCGCTCGTGAGCGTCAACTGAGTCGGGCCACCCTAGAAGTCAACGCCAACAATCAAGCCGCGCGATCGCTCTATGAGCAATTTGGCTTTCGAGAAGCGGGCCGGCGACGGGGGTACTATAGCAATGGGGATGATGCGTTAATTTTGTGGTTAAGTGGGCTACAAAATAGCAATTTCTTACAAAAATTAGAGCAATGGGATCGGCATATTCAACATCGGATGGCGACCTGGGGCGGAAAAATCCTAAAACCTTGTTAA